From a region of the Mycobacteroides saopaulense genome:
- a CDS encoding peptidoglycan D,D-transpeptidase FtsI family protein, with the protein MNRQDRSRPVGARRTRRPVAAISRTAGFAFRHRTGNIIIFLVLAVAAIQLFTLQGPRAAGLRAEASGQLKVTETEKALRGAIVDRLGNKLAFTIEARALTFQPKKIREQLNKAWEKSAEILKDPGKSDADKAAAAKTRATEPERRLQQIADGVSAKLGNKPDAKSLLKKLRSDDTFAYLARSVDPGIAAEIVKEFPEVGAERQDIRQYPGGSLAANIVGSIDWEGYGLLGLEDSLDSALAGKDGSLTYDRGSDNAVIPGSYRDRHNAVNGSTVELTLDNDIQFYVQQQVQQAKDLSEARSVSAVVLDSKTGEVLAMANDNTFDPSQNLGKQGNREMGNLSVSSPFEPGSVNKVITASAVIENDLSNPDEVLQVPGSINMGGVTVRDAWAHGTVPYTTTGVFGKSSNVGTLMLAQRVGPERFMDLVDKFGLGQRTGVGLPGESAGIVPPIEQWSGSTFSNLPIGQGLSMTLLQMTGMYQAIANDGVRVPPRIVKSITTSDGVRKEEPRPEPVQVVNAGTARTVRNMLRAVLQPDARQIQNGTGASGAVDGYQLSGKTGTAQQINPACGCYFDDVYWITFAGIATTDDPRYVIGIEMNAPRRGSDGSPHMTAAPLFHNIASWLMRRQNVPLSPDPGPPLILQAT; encoded by the coding sequence GTGAACCGGCAGGATCGGTCCCGGCCGGTCGGTGCCCGGCGCACCCGGCGGCCGGTTGCTGCCATTTCGCGGACGGCAGGCTTCGCCTTTCGTCACCGCACGGGCAACATCATCATCTTCCTGGTGTTGGCCGTCGCGGCCATCCAGTTGTTCACCCTGCAGGGACCGCGCGCGGCGGGTCTGCGCGCAGAGGCCTCGGGACAGCTGAAGGTCACCGAGACCGAGAAGGCATTGCGCGGCGCCATCGTGGATCGGCTGGGTAACAAGCTGGCCTTCACCATCGAGGCCCGCGCTCTGACGTTCCAGCCGAAGAAGATTCGCGAACAGCTCAACAAGGCGTGGGAGAAGAGCGCGGAGATCCTGAAAGACCCGGGCAAGAGTGACGCCGACAAGGCCGCTGCGGCGAAGACCAGGGCCACCGAGCCGGAACGCCGACTGCAGCAGATCGCCGATGGGGTGTCGGCCAAGCTGGGCAACAAGCCCGACGCCAAGAGCCTGCTGAAGAAGCTGCGCAGTGACGACACCTTTGCCTATCTGGCGCGCTCGGTCGATCCGGGCATCGCCGCCGAGATCGTCAAGGAGTTCCCCGAAGTCGGCGCGGAACGGCAAGACATCCGCCAGTATCCCGGCGGCTCGCTGGCTGCCAATATCGTCGGCAGTATCGACTGGGAGGGTTACGGCCTTCTTGGTCTTGAGGATTCGCTGGACAGCGCGTTGGCAGGCAAGGATGGATCGCTGACCTACGACCGCGGATCTGATAACGCGGTGATTCCGGGCAGCTACCGTGATCGCCACAACGCGGTCAATGGGTCCACCGTGGAACTCACGCTGGACAACGACATTCAGTTCTACGTGCAGCAACAGGTCCAACAGGCCAAGGACCTATCCGAGGCGCGAAGCGTCTCCGCGGTGGTACTCGATTCGAAAACCGGTGAGGTCCTGGCGATGGCCAACGACAACACCTTTGATCCGTCGCAGAACCTCGGTAAACAGGGGAACCGCGAGATGGGCAACCTCTCGGTGTCCTCGCCGTTCGAGCCGGGGTCGGTCAACAAGGTCATTACCGCTTCGGCGGTGATCGAGAACGATCTGTCCAATCCCGATGAGGTACTGCAGGTTCCGGGCTCCATCAACATGGGCGGCGTCACGGTTCGCGACGCGTGGGCGCACGGAACGGTGCCGTACACCACCACGGGTGTGTTCGGAAAGTCGTCCAACGTCGGCACGCTGATGCTGGCGCAACGGGTTGGCCCGGAACGATTCATGGATCTCGTGGACAAGTTCGGCCTGGGGCAGCGTACGGGTGTGGGCCTGCCCGGTGAGAGTGCCGGCATCGTGCCGCCGATCGAGCAGTGGTCGGGCAGCACCTTCTCGAACCTGCCCATCGGCCAGGGCTTGTCGATGACGCTGCTGCAGATGACGGGCATGTACCAGGCCATCGCCAACGACGGGGTGCGGGTGCCGCCGCGCATCGTCAAGAGCATCACGACCTCCGACGGCGTCCGCAAGGAAGAACCCCGCCCCGAGCCGGTGCAGGTGGTCAACGCGGGCACCGCGCGCACGGTCCGCAACATGCTGCGTGCGGTGTTGCAGCCGGACGCGCGTCAGATCCAGAACGGAACCGGTGCGTCCGGTGCGGTCGACGGTTACCAACTCAGCGGTAAGACCGGTACGGCCCAGCAGATCAATCCTGCCTGTGGGTGCTACTTCGACGACGTGTACTGGATCACGTTCGCGGGAATCGCCACCACGGACGATCCCCGGTACGTCATCGGCATCGAGATGAACGCGCCGAGGCGTGGCTCGGACGGGTCTCCGCACATGACCGCCGCGCCGTTGTTCCACAACATCGCGTCCTGGCTGATGCGGCGCCAAAATGTGCCCCTATCACCCGATCCCGGGCCACCACTGATCCTGCAGGCGACCTGA
- the mraY gene encoding phospho-N-acetylmuramoyl-pentapeptide-transferase produces MRQIIIAAGIAILVSIMLTPVLIRVFSRQGFGQEIRDDGPQHHQKKRGTPSMGGVAILAGMWAGYFGSHLVGIAFGSDGPSASGLLVLALATMLGGVGFIDDFIKIRKARNLGLNKTSKTVGQILSALVFGVLVLQFRNTDGLTPGSAQLSYVREIATVTMPAAIFVLFCVILVMSWSNAVNFTDGLDGLAGGCMAMVTGAYVIVTFWQYRNACSTHPGVACYNVRDPLDLAVIAAATAGACIGFLWWNAAPAKIFMGDTGSLALGGVIAGLSVTTRTELLAVVLGALFVAEIVSVVLQIAAFRTTGRRVFRMAPFHHHFELMGWAETTVIIRFWLLTAIACGLGLALFYGEWLATIGD; encoded by the coding sequence ATGAGGCAGATCATCATCGCCGCCGGGATCGCGATCCTGGTCTCGATCATGCTCACCCCGGTGCTCATCCGGGTGTTCTCGCGGCAGGGCTTCGGCCAGGAGATCCGGGACGACGGCCCGCAGCACCATCAGAAGAAGCGCGGCACTCCGTCGATGGGCGGCGTCGCGATTCTGGCGGGCATGTGGGCCGGTTACTTCGGGTCGCATCTGGTCGGCATCGCCTTCGGATCGGACGGCCCCTCGGCATCCGGCCTGCTGGTGCTCGCGCTGGCGACGATGCTCGGCGGAGTCGGGTTCATCGACGACTTCATCAAGATTCGCAAGGCACGCAATCTTGGTCTGAACAAGACGTCCAAGACGGTCGGCCAGATCTTGTCGGCGCTGGTCTTCGGTGTGCTCGTGCTGCAATTCCGCAACACCGACGGGCTGACCCCGGGCAGCGCCCAGCTGTCCTACGTGCGCGAGATCGCGACCGTCACCATGCCTGCGGCGATCTTCGTGCTGTTCTGCGTGATCCTGGTGATGTCCTGGTCCAACGCCGTCAACTTCACCGACGGGCTGGACGGACTGGCCGGTGGCTGTATGGCGATGGTGACGGGCGCCTATGTCATCGTCACCTTCTGGCAGTACCGCAACGCGTGCTCCACGCATCCGGGCGTCGCCTGCTACAACGTGCGCGACCCGCTGGACCTCGCCGTGATCGCGGCGGCGACCGCGGGTGCGTGCATCGGATTCCTGTGGTGGAACGCCGCCCCCGCCAAGATCTTCATGGGCGACACCGGATCGCTGGCCCTGGGTGGCGTCATCGCCGGCCTGTCGGTCACCACCCGGACCGAACTGCTCGCGGTGGTGCTGGGCGCGCTGTTCGTCGCCGAGATCGTGTCGGTGGTGCTGCAGATCGCCGCGTTCCGCACCACCGGCCGCCGGGTGTTTCGCATGGCGCCCTTCCATCATCATTTCGAGCTGATGGGCTGGGCGGAGACGACTGTCATCATCCGTTTCTGGCTGTTGACGGCCATCGCCTGCGGACTGGGCCTGGCACTGTTCTACGGCGAGTGGCTCGCCACGATCGGTGACTGA
- a CDS encoding UDP-N-acetylmuramoyl-tripeptide--D-alanyl-D-alanine ligase yields the protein MIEMTVAEIAEIVGGRLDGITAQEAEQARITGTVEFDSRQVGPGGLFLALPGARVDGHDHARGAVASGAVAVLAARPVGVPAIVVSPTGVARTEVSALEHDSDGSGAAVLAATAALAAEVARRLSAQGLRIVGVTGSSGKTSTKDLIAAVLSPFGEVVAPPGSFNNELGHPWTVLRATESTRFLVLELSARRPGNIADLAAIAPPSIGVVLNVGTAHLGEFGSRQAIADTKGELPQSLSSDGVAVLNADDSAVAAMAAKTSARVVRTGVHNSADIWATDVSVDDLARARFTLHTAKDSVPVRLAVHGEHQVGNALAAAAVALECGATLEQVAAALAGAGPVSRRRMEVSTRDDGVTVINDAYNANPDSMMAGLKALVSMARHGAQPRRSWAVLGEMAELGPDAISEHDRIGRAAVRLDVSRLVVVGTGRSQRAMHAGAVMEGSWGSEAVLVDDPAAAATLLADEVAEGDVVLVKASQSAGLWVVADELLKAGKA from the coding sequence ATGATTGAGATGACCGTTGCCGAGATCGCCGAGATCGTCGGCGGGCGGCTCGACGGGATCACCGCGCAGGAGGCGGAGCAGGCGCGGATCACCGGCACCGTCGAATTCGATTCGCGTCAAGTGGGTCCCGGTGGGCTCTTCCTGGCCCTGCCGGGAGCCCGGGTTGACGGGCACGATCATGCCCGCGGCGCCGTCGCGTCCGGGGCCGTGGCCGTGCTGGCCGCCAGGCCGGTCGGCGTGCCGGCCATCGTGGTGTCGCCTACCGGCGTAGCGCGTACCGAAGTATCTGCGCTGGAACATGATTCGGACGGATCGGGCGCTGCGGTACTGGCTGCGACCGCAGCGCTGGCGGCCGAGGTGGCCCGTCGGCTCTCGGCGCAGGGACTGCGCATCGTCGGCGTCACCGGCTCGTCGGGCAAGACGTCGACAAAGGATCTGATCGCCGCGGTGCTCAGCCCGTTCGGCGAGGTGGTGGCTCCTCCCGGCTCCTTCAACAACGAACTCGGTCATCCCTGGACCGTGCTGCGGGCAACGGAATCGACAAGGTTTCTGGTGTTGGAACTTTCGGCCCGGCGCCCCGGAAACATCGCCGACCTTGCTGCCATCGCACCGCCGTCGATCGGTGTCGTGCTCAACGTCGGCACGGCACACCTGGGGGAGTTCGGTTCGCGACAAGCCATCGCCGACACCAAGGGTGAACTACCGCAATCGCTTTCGAGCGATGGTGTGGCGGTGTTGAACGCCGACGATTCCGCCGTGGCCGCGATGGCCGCCAAGACATCGGCCCGGGTGGTGCGCACCGGCGTGCACAATTCCGCCGACATCTGGGCCACCGACGTCAGTGTCGACGACCTGGCCCGGGCCCGGTTCACCCTGCACACCGCGAAGGATTCGGTCCCGGTTCGGCTGGCGGTGCACGGCGAGCACCAGGTAGGGAACGCGCTGGCGGCCGCCGCGGTGGCGCTGGAATGCGGCGCGACCCTCGAACAGGTCGCGGCCGCGCTGGCCGGGGCTGGCCCGGTGTCGCGGCGCCGCATGGAGGTCAGCACCCGAGACGACGGGGTGACCGTCATCAACGACGCCTACAACGCCAACCCCGATTCGATGATGGCGGGGCTCAAGGCCCTGGTTTCGATGGCCCGCCACGGGGCGCAGCCGCGCCGCAGCTGGGCGGTGCTGGGTGAGATGGCCGAGCTGGGGCCCGACGCGATATCCGAGCACGACCGCATCGGACGGGCCGCCGTGCGATTAGATGTCAGTCGATTGGTAGTCGTCGGGACTGGGAGGTCACAGCGGGCAATGCATGCGGGTGCGGTGATGGAGGGGTCGTGGGGGTCCGAGGCGGTGCTGGTGGACGATCCTGCGGCAGCCGCCACACTGCTGGCCGACGAGGTGGCCGAGGGCGATGTGGTGCTGGTCAAGGCATCGCAATCGGCCGGGCTGTGGGTTGTGGCCGATGAGCTGTTGAAAGCGGGTAAGGCATGA
- the murG gene encoding undecaprenyldiphospho-muramoylpentapeptide beta-N-acetylglucosaminyltransferase, producing MSDELRPLSVVLAGGGTAGHVEPAMAVADALREIDPSVRITALGTERGLETRLVPDRGYDLELIVPVPLPRRLTGDLMRLPLRVRRAVRQTRAVFDNVDADVVIGFGGYVALPAYLAARRGPLRRSRVPVVIHEANARAGLANRVGARRAQRVLSAVSDSGLRHAEVVGVPVRGSITSLDRAALRQEARAHYGFDDDAVVLLVFGGSQGAVSLNNAVSAAANDLAAAGVSVLHAHGPKNTVELPERAPGAPRYVALPYLDRMDLAYAAADIAVCRSGAMTVAEVSAVGLPAIYVPLPIGNGEQRLNALPVVDAGGGVIVADRELTPETLAHMVIEIVSDSGRLAEMTSAAALSGHPDAARQVAQVALDVAREQRSQGRGARR from the coding sequence GTGAGTGACGAACTTCGGCCGCTTTCGGTGGTACTGGCCGGTGGCGGTACTGCGGGACACGTCGAGCCCGCCATGGCGGTCGCCGACGCGCTGCGCGAGATCGACCCGTCGGTGCGGATCACCGCACTCGGTACCGAGCGCGGGCTGGAAACCCGGCTGGTGCCCGATCGCGGCTATGACCTGGAGCTGATCGTTCCGGTGCCCCTGCCGCGGCGTCTGACCGGCGACCTGATGCGGCTGCCGTTGCGGGTGCGCCGGGCGGTTCGGCAGACACGGGCGGTGTTCGACAACGTGGACGCCGACGTGGTGATCGGTTTCGGCGGATACGTCGCCCTGCCCGCCTATCTGGCCGCTCGCCGCGGGCCGTTGCGTCGCTCCCGTGTCCCGGTGGTCATCCACGAGGCGAATGCCCGTGCAGGCCTTGCCAACCGAGTTGGGGCCCGCCGCGCGCAGCGCGTGCTGTCGGCGGTCTCGGACTCCGGCTTGCGTCACGCGGAAGTGGTCGGTGTCCCGGTTCGCGGGTCTATCACCTCACTGGATCGGGCCGCCCTGCGGCAGGAGGCGCGCGCCCATTACGGCTTTGACGACGACGCCGTGGTGTTGTTGGTATTCGGAGGTTCCCAGGGGGCGGTATCCCTGAACAACGCCGTCTCAGCCGCCGCGAACGACCTTGCCGCTGCAGGCGTTTCGGTGTTACATGCACACGGGCCGAAGAACACGGTCGAGCTGCCCGAGCGCGCCCCGGGTGCCCCGAGGTATGTGGCCCTGCCGTACCTGGACCGCATGGACCTGGCGTATGCCGCTGCGGATATCGCGGTGTGCCGATCCGGCGCGATGACCGTCGCCGAGGTCTCGGCGGTTGGGTTGCCTGCCATCTACGTACCCCTGCCCATCGGTAACGGTGAACAGCGGCTCAACGCGTTGCCGGTCGTCGACGCCGGCGGTGGTGTCATTGTCGCGGATCGCGAACTCACCCCGGAAACATTGGCGCACATGGTGATCGAGATAGTGTCCGATTCCGGCAGGCTCGCGGAGATGACATCGGCCGCAGCGCTGTCCGGGCATCCGGATGCCGCACGGCAGGTCGCCCAGGTGGCGCTGGACGTCGCCCGCGAGCAGCGGTCTCAGGGACGGGGAGCACGGCGATGA
- the ftsW gene encoding putative lipid II flippase FtsW gives MSTLTAPFARIFRSEKSADTKTPAKAAKKSSDTKGDGLVARTRLGAWLNRPMTSFHLIVAVAALLTTLGLIMVLSASGVESYDVDGSAWTVFGKQVLWVCVGLVGFYIALRTPIRVMRKYSFPAFVFTIVLITLVLVPGIGTYSNGSRGWFVYGGMSMQPSELTKIAFAIWGAHLLASRRMEKATLREMLVPLVPAALLALILIVIQPDLGQTVSLSIILLALLWYAGLPLKVFLSSVVAAVLAAAILAVSAGYRSDRVKAWLDPSADPQATGYQSRQARFALAQGGFFGQGLGQGSAKWHYLPNAHNDFIFAIIGEELGFVGCLGVLALFGVFAYTAMRIAKRSADPFLRMLTATAGMWVIGQSFINIGYVIGLLPVTGIQLPLISSGGTATATALFMIGLIANAARHEPEAVAALRAGTGDRMNRLLRLPAPEPYVPPRIDSARDRLRAKSAAQSAAAAKPQPERKRQPEPAQAPKRKPRARTESDAGHHRQVQQVRRASGTRASGRSREQSRAGSSRARTHR, from the coding sequence GTGTCGACCCTGACCGCTCCCTTCGCCAGAATCTTCCGCTCCGAGAAGAGCGCCGACACCAAGACCCCGGCCAAGGCCGCCAAGAAGTCCTCCGATACGAAGGGCGACGGGTTGGTCGCCCGCACTCGTCTGGGCGCCTGGCTGAACCGCCCGATGACGTCGTTCCATCTGATCGTCGCGGTCGCGGCGTTGCTGACTACCCTCGGCCTGATCATGGTGCTGTCCGCGTCGGGCGTCGAGTCCTATGACGTCGACGGATCGGCCTGGACCGTCTTCGGCAAGCAGGTGCTGTGGGTCTGCGTCGGCTTGGTGGGTTTCTACATCGCCTTGCGCACCCCGATCCGGGTGATGCGCAAGTACTCGTTCCCCGCGTTCGTCTTCACCATCGTGCTGATCACCCTGGTGCTGGTGCCCGGAATCGGCACGTACTCCAATGGTTCTCGTGGTTGGTTCGTCTACGGCGGTATGTCGATGCAGCCCTCGGAGCTCACCAAGATCGCCTTTGCGATCTGGGGTGCACATCTGCTGGCCTCGCGCCGCATGGAGAAGGCGACGCTGCGCGAGATGCTGGTGCCGCTGGTGCCGGCCGCGCTCCTGGCGCTGATCCTGATCGTCATCCAGCCCGACCTCGGGCAGACGGTCTCCCTGAGCATCATCTTGCTGGCTTTGCTGTGGTACGCCGGTCTACCGCTGAAGGTCTTCCTCAGCTCGGTGGTCGCCGCCGTATTGGCCGCGGCCATTCTGGCCGTTTCGGCCGGGTATCGCTCGGACCGGGTGAAGGCGTGGCTGGATCCGTCCGCGGACCCACAGGCGACCGGCTATCAGTCCCGGCAGGCGCGATTCGCGCTGGCACAGGGTGGCTTCTTCGGCCAGGGGCTGGGGCAGGGTTCGGCCAAATGGCACTACCTACCCAACGCCCACAACGACTTCATCTTCGCGATCATCGGCGAGGAGCTCGGTTTTGTCGGCTGCCTCGGGGTGCTCGCCCTGTTCGGAGTCTTCGCATACACCGCCATGCGCATCGCCAAGCGCAGTGCCGATCCGTTCCTGCGGATGCTGACCGCGACCGCCGGTATGTGGGTCATCGGGCAGTCCTTCATCAACATCGGATACGTGATCGGTCTGCTGCCGGTGACCGGTATCCAGCTTCCCCTCATCTCCTCGGGTGGAACTGCCACGGCCACGGCCCTTTTCATGATCGGTCTGATCGCGAATGCGGCACGCCATGAACCCGAGGCTGTCGCCGCGCTGCGTGCGGGGACCGGGGACCGGATGAACAGGCTGCTACGGCTCCCCGCTCCGGAGCCGTACGTGCCGCCCCGCATCGACAGCGCGCGTGATCGGCTCCGCGCCAAGTCGGCCGCACAAAGCGCCGCGGCGGCCAAACCGCAGCCCGAGCGCAAGCGGCAGCCGGAGCCCGCGCAGGCGCCCAAGCGCAAGCCACGTGCACGCACCGAGAGCGACGCAGGGCATCATAGGCAGGTACAGCAGGTGCGCAGGGCCTCGGGCACGCGCGCGAGCGGCCGGTCCCGTGAGCAATCCCGGGCCGGGAGTTCACGGGCCCGAACCCATCGATAG
- a CDS encoding UDP-N-acetylmuramoyl-L-alanyl-D-glutamate--2,6-diaminopimelate ligase codes for MAASGTHRFLPRTRPHPVADLASLVSAELRGPDASAMVVSGVTLRAQDARAGDLFAALPGTSAHGAQFASEAVAAGATAVLTDAAGAQLVAQQGLDISVLTHTNPRAVLGELAATIYGDPSRRLRVVGVTGTSGKTTTTYLVEAGLRAAGKRVGLIGTVGVRIDGEDVPSALTTPEAPALQELLAEMVQRGVDTVVMEVSSHALALNRVDGTHFAVGAFTNLSRDHLDFHPDMEDYFATKARLFQRDSPLRAHSSAICVDDEAGRAMAALAREAGPGVVTVTSHAGAVADWTCSGVAVGHDGGQQFVANGPAGAAELAIALPGHYNVANCLVAVAILDLLGVSSATAAPGIATAGVPGRMEAVVAGQPFLALVDYAHKPGALRAVLESLRSHRRGRLAVVFGAGGDRDRGKRADMGQVAAELADLVVVTDDNPRSEEPAAIRSEIIAGTAGSDVQVIEIGDRRAAIDFATLWAQPGDTVLIAGKGHESGQKTGDVTVPFDDRVELRAALEALGSLDD; via the coding sequence GTGGCGGCATCCGGTACCCACCGGTTCCTTCCCCGGACACGTCCGCACCCGGTCGCCGACCTCGCATCGTTGGTCTCGGCAGAGCTGCGCGGGCCAGATGCGTCCGCCATGGTCGTCTCCGGGGTGACGCTCAGGGCGCAGGACGCCCGCGCGGGTGATCTCTTCGCCGCACTGCCCGGCACCAGTGCACACGGTGCACAGTTCGCATCCGAGGCGGTGGCGGCGGGCGCGACGGCCGTGCTGACGGATGCCGCCGGGGCCCAGTTGGTGGCGCAGCAGGGTCTCGATATCTCGGTGTTGACGCACACCAACCCGCGCGCGGTGCTCGGAGAGCTCGCGGCGACCATTTACGGAGACCCGTCGCGCCGGCTGCGGGTCGTGGGGGTCACCGGCACATCCGGGAAGACCACGACCACCTATCTGGTCGAGGCCGGGCTTAGGGCCGCGGGTAAGCGGGTCGGCCTCATCGGCACCGTCGGGGTGCGCATCGACGGTGAGGATGTGCCCAGCGCGCTGACCACGCCGGAAGCACCGGCATTGCAAGAACTGCTGGCCGAAATGGTGCAACGCGGCGTGGACACCGTGGTCATGGAGGTGTCCAGTCATGCGCTGGCTCTCAATCGCGTAGACGGCACCCATTTCGCGGTGGGCGCGTTCACGAATCTTTCCCGAGATCATCTGGACTTCCATCCCGACATGGAGGATTACTTCGCCACCAAGGCCCGCCTGTTCCAGCGTGATTCGCCCTTGCGTGCGCACAGCAGTGCCATCTGCGTCGACGACGAGGCCGGGCGCGCCATGGCGGCGCTGGCGCGCGAGGCGGGCCCCGGAGTCGTCACGGTGACCTCGCACGCCGGTGCGGTCGCGGACTGGACCTGTTCGGGTGTGGCGGTCGGTCATGACGGCGGTCAGCAGTTCGTTGCGAATGGTCCGGCGGGCGCTGCTGAACTCGCCATCGCACTGCCCGGCCACTACAACGTGGCAAATTGCCTTGTTGCCGTCGCAATTTTGGATCTTCTTGGAGTCTCTTCGGCGACAGCGGCACCGGGAATCGCGACTGCCGGGGTGCCGGGGCGCATGGAAGCGGTGGTCGCCGGTCAGCCGTTCTTGGCGCTCGTCGACTATGCCCACAAGCCCGGCGCATTGCGTGCCGTTCTCGAAAGTCTGCGCAGCCACCGCCGCGGCCGCCTGGCGGTGGTGTTCGGGGCGGGCGGCGACCGCGATCGCGGCAAGCGTGCCGACATGGGGCAGGTCGCCGCGGAGCTGGCCGACTTGGTGGTGGTCACCGACGACAATCCGCGAAGCGAGGAACCGGCCGCGATACGTTCCGAGATCATCGCGGGTACCGCTGGTTCGGATGTGCAGGTGATCGAGATCGGCGACCGGCGGGCCGCCATCGACTTCGCCACGCTCTGGGCGCAGCCGGGGGACACCGTGCTGATCGCGGGCAAGGGGCATGAGAGCGGTCAGAAGACGGGCGATGTCACGGTGCCCTTCGATGATCGCGTGGAGCTGCGTGCGGCCCTGGAAGCACTTGGGAGTCTGGATGATTGA
- the murD gene encoding UDP-N-acetylmuramoyl-L-alanine--D-glutamate ligase: MIASEVAELTGGARVLVCGARVTGDAVVAALTGFDLRITVCDDNEEALRRHRAAGRAALTTIEAQRSMADQDLVIVSPGFGPSSPVVVAAVRAGLPIWGDVELAWRLDASGRYGPPKRWLVVTGTNGKTTTTAMAHDMVTAAGRTSALCGNIGDPVLNVLDRDVEFLAVELSSFQLHWAPSVRPAAGVVLNVAEDHLDWHGGMDGYTRDKARALDGAVAVVGLDDAVAGGLLTGAAAPVKAGFRIGEPASGELGVREGWLVDRAFGADVPLIEASKLPVAGPIGVLNALAAAALARAVGTSAEDIARALEAFQVGRHRAELVARVADVAYVDDSKATNPHAAAASISAYPRVIWIAGGLLKGAAVDDLVRDCADRLGAVVLIGRDRGLIAEALARHAPDVPVVAVVTREDAGVQEANVVYVTDEADGGGADLGTRVMAAAVRHASTLAQPGDTVLLAPAGASFDQFSGYSERGDRFAAAVHALTG; encoded by the coding sequence ATGATCGCTTCCGAAGTCGCCGAGCTGACCGGCGGTGCCCGGGTTCTGGTCTGCGGTGCACGGGTCACCGGTGATGCGGTCGTCGCCGCACTGACCGGATTCGACCTGCGCATCACCGTCTGCGATGACAACGAGGAGGCCCTGCGGCGTCATCGCGCGGCGGGGCGCGCGGCGCTGACCACCATCGAGGCGCAGCGGTCCATGGCCGATCAGGATCTGGTGATCGTCAGTCCCGGATTCGGCCCGTCCTCACCCGTCGTGGTGGCCGCCGTGCGGGCGGGCCTGCCCATCTGGGGAGACGTCGAATTGGCTTGGCGCCTGGATGCTTCCGGCCGCTATGGGCCACCCAAGCGGTGGTTGGTGGTCACCGGTACCAATGGGAAAACCACCACCACGGCGATGGCCCACGACATGGTGACCGCGGCAGGTCGCACCAGTGCGCTGTGCGGGAACATCGGTGACCCGGTGCTCAATGTGCTGGATCGCGATGTCGAATTTCTGGCCGTCGAGCTTTCCAGCTTCCAGCTGCACTGGGCGCCCTCGGTGCGGCCGGCGGCCGGCGTGGTGCTCAACGTGGCCGAGGATCACCTCGACTGGCACGGGGGAATGGATGGCTACACTCGGGACAAGGCCCGGGCACTCGACGGTGCGGTCGCCGTCGTCGGTCTTGATGACGCAGTGGCCGGTGGGCTGCTTACCGGCGCCGCGGCGCCGGTCAAGGCGGGGTTCCGAATCGGTGAGCCCGCGTCCGGCGAGCTCGGAGTGCGCGAGGGCTGGCTGGTGGATCGGGCATTCGGTGCCGATGTGCCGCTGATCGAGGCATCGAAGCTTCCGGTGGCGGGTCCGATCGGTGTGCTCAATGCGCTGGCCGCAGCGGCGCTGGCCCGCGCGGTGGGCACGTCCGCAGAAGACATCGCCCGGGCGCTGGAGGCCTTCCAGGTGGGACGGCATCGAGCCGAGTTGGTCGCTCGGGTCGCAGACGTCGCCTATGTGGACGACTCAAAGGCCACCAATCCCCACGCGGCCGCAGCATCGATTTCCGCGTACCCGCGGGTTATCTGGATCGCTGGGGGGTTGCTCAAGGGGGCTGCAGTCGATGACCTGGTGCGTGACTGCGCCGACCGGCTGGGCGCGGTTGTGCTGATCGGCCGGGATCGTGGACTGATTGCTGAGGCTTTGGCGCGACACGCGCCGGATGTACCCGTAGTTGCGGTTGTTACGCGCGAGGATGCTGGGGTGCAAGAGGCAAATGTGGTTTATGTGACTGATGAGGCGGATGGGGGTGGCGCTGACTTGGGCACTCGAGTCATGGCCGCGGCCGTTCGGCACGCCAGCACACTGGCCCAGCCTGGCGACACCGTGCTGCTGGCCCCGGCCGGCGCGTCCTTCGACCAATTCAGCGGGTACTCCGAGCGTGGCGATCGATTCGCCGCGGCGGTGCACGCACTTACCGGTTAG